TATCTTCTAATCTTTTTTTTCTGGCTCGGCTATCCCACTTAGCCGAGCCATTTCCTTTTATGCTACCGATTTCTTTTATGCTACGCTACTGAGCCGGGCAAAACCAATAAAATAAAGAAAAGCAACAAATCTATTCACCGAGTATAAAGGAGAGAGAGGGATTCGAACCCTCGATAGTTCTTTGTTTCGAACTATACCGGTTTTCAAGACCGGAGCTATCAACCACTCGGCCATCTCTCCGAAAGATAATTTCTATTTCATTTTTATCCCATATTTTATTTTTATTCCACCCCATAGAACACGGACATATGAGTTGATACCATTACTATCTATAGAAAGATATCGGGTGTGAATCTATAGGTCTATCTATTCTGTATATATATAATATAGATGCATGATCCAGCAAGCATGCCCCTTTGGAAAGTAAAAAAAAAAAAAAAAATGGATTCATGGTAAAATCCTTACATGATGCATTTTTTTTTTTTTTTACAATTTTTTGGCTGATAAAGGGATCAAATGGTATAATTCTTTTGTTGGTAGATTGGAGGATTAGAAACATGACTATTGCTTTCCAATTGGCTGTTTTTGCATTAATTGCTACTTCATTAATCTTACTGATTAGTGTACCTGTTGTATTTGCTTCTCCTGAGGGTTGGTCGGGTAACAAAAATGTTCTATTTTCCGGCACATCATTATGGATTGGATTAGTCTTTCTGGTGGGTATCCTTAATTCTCTCATCTCTTGAACCTATTCGTTCTATATCCAAAAATGAAATGACCCCCCTCCCAATTCCTTCAGGTTGTGAGACACATTAAAATTCAATATAAGTCCCAAAAATTCAAATAAAGAAAAAAATTAGAAAAATTAGAGGGGGGTCAAACTTTTGTGTTTTTGTATTGTAAAAATATATATAAATGAAAAATATTAAATCAAATATTAAATCAAAATAAATAGATTTAAATATGTATTATTTATTAAATATGGATTGTATATATTGTATATTAAATATGGATTGTATATATTGTATATTAAATATGTATTATTGTATTATTATTGTATTATTATTCTATAACTATAATAATAACTATAATAAGTTAAAAAAAAAATAAAATGAAATTTTATTTATTTATTTTTTTATATATAAAATATATAATTTTTAAAATATTATAAATACTAAATAAATTATTAAATACTAAACTAAATAAATTATTAAATACTAAATAAATTATATATAATGCGGATATAGTCGAATGGTAAAATTTCTCTTTGCCAAGGAGAAGACGCGGGTTCGATTCCCGCTATCCGCCCAGGATAATGGATAAATATATTAAATTTCATTTTTTATTTAATAGATAAAGCATTAAGTAGAGCTGACCCCAATAGTATAGGGGTTCTACTCTCCCCTCTCTTTTCCTCCCACCAAAAAGAAAAGGGTAATTCATTATTATATTTTTTTTTTGTCAAAAAAAAAATGTTGCGGAGACGGGATTTGAACCCGTGACCTCAAGGTTATGAGCCTTGCGAGCTACCACGCTGCTCTACCCCGCGATGCATAGAAGAACTGAGAATTAATGGACAAACAAGGATTGAATGCGCCCCTCTACCATATCCGTACAAATAGGATAGCCCATTTATACAGAATGGTAAAGAGGCCCCTCTATGATCAGAGAAATTAATAGAAAATGGATATTTTAATCCTTACCAACTTGATCTTGTTGCCCCCGGCAACAAACATGCATGAACCATTTCACGAAGTATGTGTCCGGATAACCCAAAGTCTCGATAGTTAGCTCTTGGTCTTCCGGTCGAAAAACAACGTCGATGAAGGCGTGTAGGTGCACTATTACGTGGTGGGGATTGTAACTTTCCATGAATTTCCCATTTCTCGCTCAACGACGGAACTTTGCTTATTTCTTTTTTTGAGGATCGACGAATCAAATGATATTTTTTTTCCAATTTTTGTCTCTTCTTCTCCCGCTGAATCAAACTTTTTCTTGCCATAATGGTTCAATTCCTATTAGTATCAATGATACAAGTCAGATCCTAGATGTAGAAATATAAGAAGGTGGATCCCTTCTCCATCGAAAGAAATGGTATGATATTATCGTGGATACACCACATAAAATAAAGAATTAACCAAATTTGCCCGATGTAGAGGCAATCAAGAAAGCCGCATAAGTAAATATATACCCAACAGAAAAGTGGGCTAATCCAACCAATCTTGCTTGTACAATGGAAAGAGCCACCGGTTTATCTCTCCATCGAATCAAATTAGCCAAAGGTGTGCGTTCATGAGCCCATGCTAAAGTTTCAATCAATTCCTGCCAATATCCACGCCAGGAAATTAAGAACATAAATCCCGTAGCCCAAACAAGATGTCCAAATAAGAACATCCACGCCCAGACTGATAAACTATTCATACCAAAAGGGTTATATCCATTGATAAGTTGTGAAGAGTTTAACCATAGATAATCTCTTAACCATCCCATCAAATAAGTGGAAGACTCATTAAACTGTGAAACGTTACCCTGCCATAATGTGATGTGCTTCCAATGCCAATAAAAAGTAACCCATCCAATCGTATTTAACATCCAGAAAACTGCCAAATAAAATGCGTCCCAAGCCGAAATATCACAAGTCCCACCTCGTCCCGGACCATCGCAAGGAAAACTATAACCAAAATCTTTTTTATCTGGCATTAACTTGGAACCACGTGCATCTAAAGCACCTTTTACTAATATCAATGTAGTTGTATGTAAACCTAGAGCAATAGCATGATGAACCAAGAAATCTCCAGGTCCTATTGTTAAGAATAGTGAATTACTATTCTCATTAACAGCATTTAACCAACCCGGTAACCATATGCTTCGACCCGCATTGAACGCTGGACCATTCGTTGAAGATAAAAGTACATCGAACCCATATGAAGTTTTACCATGAGCAGATTGTATCCATTGGGCAAATATAGGTTCGATCAAGATTTGCTTCTCCGGAGTACCAAAAGCAAGCATGACATCATTATGAACATAAAGTCCCAAAGTATGGAACCCTAAAAAGAGACTGGCCCAACTTAAATGGGATATGATAGCTTCTTTATGGTCTAACATTCTTGCCAATACATTATCCTCATTCTGTTCCGGATTGTAATCTCTAATAAAAAATATAGCTCCATGAGCAAAAGCCCCTGTCATGATGAATCCTGCGATGTATTGGTGATGAGTATATAGCGCAGCTTGAGTAGTAAAGTCTTGTGCTATGAACGCATAAGCAGGTAAAGAGTACATGTGTTGAGCGACCAAGGACGTAATAACCCCCAAAGAGGCTAGAGCAAGGCCTAATTGAAAATGAAGCGAATTATTGATTGTGTCATAAAGACCCTTATGTCCGCGCCCTAATCGCCCCCCTGGAGGAATATGTGCTTCTAAAAGATTTTTTATACTGTGCCCAATCCCGAAATTAGTTCTATACATATGACCAGCAATCAGAAAAACAAACGCAATAGCTAAATGATGATGAGCCATATCGGTTAGCCATAAACTTTGCGTTTGTGGATGGAATCCCCCCAGAAGGGTTAGAATGGCAGTTCCTGCTCCTTGGGAGGTGCCAAATAAATGACTACTTGAATCGGGATTTTGAGCATAAAGATTCCACTGACCTGTAAAAAGTGGACCTAATCCTTGGGGATGTGGCAATACATCTAAGAAATTATTCCATCGAACGTTTTCTCCCCTGGATCCGGGAATAGCGACATGAACTAAATGTCCTGTCCAAGCCAAGGAACTCACTCCGAATAGTCCTGACAAGTGATGATTTAGACGAGATTCGGCATTTTTAAACCACGAAACGCTCGGTTTCCATTTCGGTTGTAGGTGTAACCAACCCGCTATTAAGGATATGGCAGAAAGAAATAATAGAAAAAGAGCTCCAGTATAAAGATCCTCATTAGTACGTAAACCGATTGTATACCACCACTGATAAACACCAGAATAAGCGATATTCACTGGGCCAAGAGCACCCCCACGAGTAAAGGCTTCTACAGCCGGTTGACCAAAATGAGGATCCCAAATTGCATGAGCAATAGGTCTTACATGTAAAGGATCCTGTACCCATGCCTCAAAATTTCCTTGCCAAGCTACATGAAACAGATTTCCGGAAGTCCACAGAAAAATTATTGCCAATTGCCCGAAATGAGAAGCAAAAATATTCTGATAAAGACGTTCCTCAGTAATATCATCATGACTCTCGAAGTCATGTGCGGTAGCAATACCAAACCAAATACGACGAGTAGTGGGGTCCTGAGCTAAGCCTTGGCTAAACCTTGGAAATCTTAATGCCATAATGCCTTTCAAATCCTCCTAGCCATTATCCTACTGCAATAATTCTTGCTAAGAAGAACGCCCATGTTGTGGCAATTCCACCCAGAAGGTAATGAGTTACTCCTACAGCACGTCCTTGGACAATACTCAAGGCTCTGGGCTGAGTAGCAGGAGCAACTTTTAATTTATTATGAGCCCAAACGATGGATTCAATAAGTTCTTGCCAATAACCACGCCCGCTGAATAGAAACATTAAACTAAAAGCCCATACAAAATGAGCACCTAGGAAAAAAAGGCCGTATGCAGATAATGACGAACCATAAGACTGAATTACCTGGGATGCCTGTGCCCATAAGAAATCGCGGAGCCACCCATTAATAGTAATGGAACTCTGCGCAAAGTTTCCTCCCGTGATATGAGTTACCACTCCTTGATCGCTGATACTACCCCAAACATCTGACTGCATTTTCCAGCTGAAATGGAATATTACTACTGAAATTGCATTATACATCCAGAATAGCCCTAAGAAGACATGATCCCAAGCGGATACTTGGCATGTCCCCCCTCTTCCCGGCCCGTCACAAGGGAAACGAAAACCAAGATTTGCTTTATCTGGTATCAAACGTGAACTACGAGCAAATAGAACACCTTTCAGGAGTATTAATACCGTCACATGAATTGTAAATGCATGAATGTGATGCACCAAAAAATCTGCGGTTCCTAATGGAATAGGTAACAAAGCAACTTTGCCGCCCACTGCCACTAAATCACCACCCCCCCAAGTCAAACTGGTGCCTGTTGTTGCACCAGGGGCCGTTGCGTTGGGTGCTAAAGCATGGGTGTTTTGTATCCATTGAGCAAAGACGGGTTGTAATTGTATAGCGGTATCTGAAAACATATCTTGCGGGCGCCCTAAAGCGCTCATAGTATCATTATGAATATACAAACCAAAACTGTGAAAGCCTAAAAATATACATACCCAGTTGAGATGTGATATGATTGCATCGCGATGCCTAAGGACACGATCTAATAGATCGTTGTATCGAGTAGTTGGATCATAGTCTCTTACCATAAAAATGGCTGCATGCGCAGCAGCACCAACTATGAGAAATCCACCAATCCACATGTGATGTGTGAACAATGAAAGTTGTGTACCATAATCAGTAGCTAGATATGGATAAGGAGGCATCGAATACATATGGTGAGCTACAACAATGGTTAAAGATCCTAACATAGCTAGATTAATAGATAATTGAGCATGCCATGACGTTGTTAGGATCTCATATAGGCCTTTATGGCCCTGGCCAGTAAATGGGCCTTTATGAGCCTCTAAAATATCTTTTATACCATGACCAATGCCCCAGTTGGTCCTATACATGTGACCCGCTACCAGGAAAAGAATTGCAATAGCTAAATGATGGTGTGCAATATCGGTCAGCCATAGACCTCCAGTTACTGGATCTAATCCTCCACGAAAAGTAAGAAATTCCGCATATTTTGACCAATTCAAGGTGAAAAATGGGGTTGCTCCCTCAGCAAAACTGGGATAAAGTTGAGCCAAAAGATCCCGATTCAAGATAAATTCATGAGGGAGCGGAATCTCTTTAGGATCTACTCCAGCGTTTAGAAATTGGTTAATTGGTAAAGATACATGTACTTGATGCCCCGCCCAAGAAAGAGAACCAAGGCCTAGTAGCCCTGCTAAATGGTGATTCAACATAGATTCTACATCTTGGAACCAAGCTAACTTCGGAGCAGCTTTGTGATAATGGAACCAACCAGCAAAAAGCATTAAGGCAGCAAAGACCAATGCACCAATTGCAGTACAATAGAGTTGTAATTCACTAGTTATTCCAGATGCTCGCCAAAGCTGAAAAAAACCAGAGGTTATTTGTATTCCTCGGAAACCCCCGCCTACATCACCATTCAATATTTCTTGACCCACTATTGGCCAAACCACCTGGGCACTAGGTCCAATGTGAGTAGGATCACTTAGCCATGCTTCATAATTGGAAAAACGAGCACCATGGAAATACATACCACTCAGCCAAAGAAAGATGATGGAGAGTTGACCGAAATGGGCACTAAATACTTTTCGAGAGATCTCCTCCAAATCACTGGTATGGCTATCAAAATCGTGAGCATCAGCGTGTAGGTTCCAGATCCAAGTGGTAGTATCAGGTCCCTTAGCTATTGTTCTTGAGAAATGACCCGGTCTGGCCCATTCCTCGAAAGAAGTTTTTACGGGATCCCTATCTACCAAAATTTTAACTTCTGGTTCCGGCGAACGAATAATCATTGAGTCCTCCTCTTTCCGGACAACACATACAAAGAGACCCGCCAATAAATAGTTAAGTAATTAGTGAACTTATGAGAGATGTTTAGACTTAGTTTTTTTCTCTTCATCTCCCATCTATCTATTTTCTTTAGTTATTCACTAGAGCAATTATGATCTGGAAGTTGATCCGGGGCAAGTGTTCGGATCTATTATGACATAGCCGTGAGGCGCTTAACGGACCCTTTTAATCTTATAAAACCCCTTTCTGGGCTTTAATTGACGCAAAAACCATTTTTTTGTGCAACCTAGTGTATTCATATCTCAATTATAAGTTCCTAAACGGAACTACTTTATACTTTATGTCTTACATAGAACATATTACTCTATTCCGTACTCTATTCCAAATCAAAATTTCGCGAGAAGTCATTACTAAGAGACATCTCAGTATTTAAATTTAGTCATTCGAAGGTCTCTTTTATTAGTTTTAATAGAAGAAAAAAAAAATGGATTCTCCACTTTATCTGTATATATCGTTTATTCCTACGAAATACCAGACGAAATAGAAGGATCTTAGAAGGGATATAATGAAATTCTTTGATTGGTTCTTCCCAGAGAAATGATCCTCGATAGGGACAACAAACAATTAATTAGAAAATGAATTATAACAAATATAAAAAATCTATAAAACTAAATATCTAAATTAAATAATAAACTGTTCTTATTCGAAACGCCTTGTAATCTTCAACCAATTCTGTGCTTCAATATAATTACCAGGAGTAAGCGCTATTGCTTGTTTCCAATACTCGGCGGCTTGATCGAACCAAGCCTCCGCAATTTCGGAATCTCCTTGTTGAACGGCCTGTTCTCCCCGGTCGGAATAGGGGGGTAAATTCCTTCCCTTAGAACCGTACTTGAGAGTTTCCGACCTCATACGGCTCAGCGGTCAAATTCTTTTGGTGTCCTATTTTTTAATTACCCTATCTAATTGAATGAGATTTCTCAGAGATATATCCCATTTTTTTTTCTCGAGTTAACCAAAAGAAAGAGGTTAATTGCATAAGTTTCAAACTCAAATTTTTCTTAATAATCAGTTTTATCTTTTCTCCCACCTTCAGAAAACTAAAGCATAAGCATTTTCACTATCATTCTAATTTTCTGAAAGGTAACTATCTCGGTTTCATATATAAATTGATATAGAATCTTTGAAAAAGACCTTCCTTCATAAGAAGGAAAAGACTTACTATCTTTGGGATCTGATGCTACACCGCTGCTCAATACCTTAGGGGATCAACTCTATTACATAAGTGGATTCCTAACTTTTATCTCATATCATGACATAAGCAAGCAGTTCTTATTGTATCGGACCAAAACCTCGCGAATTGATCTTTACGGCGCTTCTTCTATCAATTAGATCCTTTATCCATAGAATAAAGTATCTAGGCATACCTATTTCTTCATATTTCGACTTTTATGAAGTTTATTTCTTTGCTACAGCTGATAAAAATCGTTGTTTTGAACGATACATATGTAGAAAGCCTACCCTTTGTTTCTAGTATTTATTAACGAATTTGTTCCTTCTTTCCTTTTTTTATTTCTATAGTGGAGATAGTCGCACGTAATGACAGATCACGGCCATATTATTAAAAGCTTGTGGTAAGAATGGGTTTCGCTCTAGTGCCCGAAAATAATATTCTAAAGCTTTCGTATGTTCTCCGTTACTTGTGTGGATAAGGCCTATGTTATAGAGTATATAACTTCGATCATAAGGATCAATTTCTAATCGCATAGCTTCATAATAATTCTGTAAAGCTTCTGCATAATTTCCTTCGGATTGAGCTGACATCCGTTACGGTCGTCATTCGATTCAAAAAATCTCCGTTTCAGAACCGTACATGAGATTTTCATCTCATACGGCTCCTCCTTTATGTGCATAATGATAATAATACGTGGAATCAAAAAAGATTGAAATATTCTCATTATAAACTAAGCGGGGCTGGTGTTTTTACAAGAAATCTCTAGCCAACCTTCTTGTAAAAGATCTTTACTTAACATCAAGCATGTTGGTATTAGATAAAAAGTTACTCCAACAATTTCTTTGTCTTCAACGCCCTTTAATTTGCAGGAATTAGTCACTTCAACAGTCTTCGATGGTTATACGGGTATCCAAAAAACGAACGAGATGGATGTTTGTTGTCCCAACCATTCTTGTTAGTCCCGATCCTGATAAGGAAAAGGGATAATTTATAACAAAGTTTTCGTGTGTTGATTCCTAGGAGTAGTGCTTCTTCCCCTATGCCCTCTATTGGTGGAGACCTAACCCATAGGTGTAACCTCCCGCTCAATACTCTAGAATCGACAATTGAAGCATCTGAGGCTGCATTAATCGGGGATACACGACAGAAGGGTTTGCTTTATTTACAAACTTCACCTTCAACAAGCGTAGATTTATTTCAATAATTTTTTTTCCTATCCCGAATAATGTTGTCTTTCTCTTAAGACTGAGAGCAGTAAAAAATAGAAAAGAAAATAAATAAAAAAATAATCAAATCGCACCATCTCTGTAATAGGTGAATGCCTCTTTTTCTCCCGAAGTTGTCGGAATTATTCGTAATAAGATATTGGCTACAATTGAAAAGGTTTTATCAATAAAATTTCCATTTATCCCAGATCTAGACATAGGTGTATTAATCCATTCTATAATTTATTTTTATTTCATTTCGTGAGAAAATGATCCCACAAACAAAGGAATTGTACAGTACGAAATAACATAAAAACGGATTCATTAAAATAAAAAGGAAGACCTTTTACTCATACTCAAATTGTTTCGTTTTGACAGGAATCAATAAAAAAAAAATCCGGGGGACGGTTCATGAATTTGAAATCAATCTATGGGTTAAGAAGTTGGAGTAAGGAGTTGTTGTTGAAAAATCTAAAACTGGAAAGGCATTTTAGAATTTTTATGAAAATTGAATAATGATCTAAAGATATCCATTAAACACAGTCTAAAAAAATGGATCAATCGTTGAATTCGTTTCAATTGAGAGATTAAATCCGGTATAAATATTAGAAAGGGCGGAAACCCCATCTTCGCAAACATGAATAGATATATCTTTATTTTACAATTTTTCACAAAAAAGATTTATGCGGAAGGATTTGTCTTTGATGAAAAGTTTTCTATTTTTAGAGTTCAATTTTTTAATAATTTTAATTCAATGTAGATACCTATCCAAAATAATATGAATGACTCACTATTAACTCGGTTTTTTGGCCATAATCATTATGTAGGAGAGGTGGCCGAGTGGTTCAAGGCGTAGCATTGGAACTGCTATGTAGACTTTTGTTTACCGAGGGTTCGAATCCCTCTCTTTCCGTACTCTTCACCTAATTCACCAATGTTACTGACTGCAATGCATCAAATAAAAATGTATACTCCAACAGTTAGACCTTTCTTTGATATCGATTCTGTATTCCTAATCCAAATCTTCTGTGGTACGAAAAATACTGGGCAAAATGGACAAGGAATGAAAATCCCCTACCGATCTATGATACATGAATGAGATCAAAATCCCCAGATCAAACCCCTTACCTTACTTACCCCGGGTCCCTTTACTTAAGCCAAAATGGAGAGGTCAAAATTGTCCGAACCCTTGTTATTTTAGTTGGGGTTAAGTCTGACGAGAGTAATATTCTACAACTAGCAATTCATTTATTTTCAAACCGACCCATTTACTATCTATTATTTGATTGACGAATCCTTCATATTGGAATGGGTGAAGAGTCAAATGGTTTGGCAACTCCTCGCGGGGGGATGAATCAAGATAATTTTGAATCAGAGCCCTAGATTTTTGCTCATCCCTCACTGTAATAATATCTCGGGGTTTACAGCGATAACTTGGTATATCTACTATACGACCATTAACTAAAATATGTCTATGGTTAACTAATTGGCGGGCTTGAGGAATAGTCGAAGCCATACCCAATCGAAAAAGGATGTTATCCAAACGCATTTCAAGTAATTGTAGTAAAACCTGACCTGTTGATCCTTTGGCTTTTCCGGCGATACGAACGTATTTAAGTAATTGTTGTTCTGTAAGACCATAATGAAAGCGCAATTTTTGTTTTTCTTCTAAACGAATACGATATTGAGATTTTTTTCCGGGGCGCGATTGGTTTCTAAGATCGCTTCCGGCTCTAGGCTTTTTACTAGTTAGTCCCGGTAAAGCCCCCAGACGACGGATTTTTTTGAAACGAGGCCCTCTGTAACGTGACATAAAGACTCCTTATTTTTTATGAAATTTCATAAAACAAAATTAAAACTAAACTAAAATATGATAAATTAATCGAAATTTACTGAAGTATTGTATTACAAAGAATAATTAGAGGAATTGTATCAATATCCGGACCTTATTGTATATAAATAATTGTATTATATAAATAAAAAGAATTTAAAATAATAATAAAAAAAATTCAGGGTTCTTTTCTTGATTGATTTGTTCTCCAGAGACCGAACTCCTCCAATCCCATTTTTATTCATAATTGGAAGTTCCTACGAGATGATAGGGTGACCCTTGGGAAAAGCGAAAGAAGTTTTTCGCTTTGATTTCACATTATCAATTATGTAAAAAATAAAAAATCAAACAAACGGAGAAAAGCCGGCTATCGGAATCGAACCGATGACCATCGCATTACAAATGCGATGCTCTAACCTCTGAGCTAAGCGGGCTCACATAACATAAATTGTACACGTATACTAATTTAGTAAACTACTGAGATATTAACTGTTCATTCTTAGCTATTTCATAAGAAATATGATATATAGAAAAATAGAAATATCAAAAATAAGGAAGAATAGAAAATAGAATTTTATAATTTCCAAACATATTGGATATTTGAATATTATAGAACATACCTATTAATATAAGAACATACCTATTAATATAGCGATATTATTAAATATCGCGATATAAAATTTTGATCTATTTCTCAAATATATGTTTATCAATAATAAATATCTTAATTAGCTTAATTAGATGGTAAGATTTTTTTTACTATTCTATGTTTACTATTTTTTATTACATAATTTTATTATATTTCATATATATTTTATATATAGAAATATATATATTTCATTTAACTTTAATTTGAAAATATATTTTAATATTTCATTTTAAATAAAATCGAGTAAAGTAATGTAATTAAAGTAATGTAATTAAATTTAGAATCTTATTCT
Above is a window of Malus sylvestris isolate BBL-3571246 chloroplast, complete genome DNA encoding:
- the rps4 gene encoding ribosomal protein S4, translated to MSRYRGPRFKKIRRLGALPGLTSKKPRAGSDLRNQSRPGKKSQYRIRLEEKQKLRFHYGLTEQQLLKYVRIAGKAKGSTGQVLLQLLEMRLDNILFRLGMASTIPQARQLVNHRHILVNGRIVDIPSYRCKPRDIITVRDEQKSRALIQNYLDSSPREELPNHLTLHPFQYEGFVNQIIDSKWVGLKINELLVVEYYSRQT
- the psbZ gene encoding photosystem II protein Z, with the translated sequence MTIAFQLAVFALIATSLILLISVPVVFASPEGWSGNKNVLFSGTSLWIGLVFLVGILNSLIS
- the psaB gene encoding photosystem I P700 apoprotein A2 yields the protein MALRFPRFSQGLAQDPTTRRIWFGIATAHDFESHDDITEERLYQNIFASHFGQLAIIFLWTSGNLFHVAWQGNFEAWVQDPLHVRPIAHAIWDPHFGQPAVEAFTRGGALGPVNIAYSGVYQWWYTIGLRTNEDLYTGALFLLFLSAISLIAGWLHLQPKWKPSVSWFKNAESRLNHHLSGLFGVSSLAWTGHLVHVAIPGSRGENVRWNNFLDVLPHPQGLGPLFTGQWNLYAQNPDSSSHLFGTSQGAGTAILTLLGGFHPQTQSLWLTDMAHHHLAIAFVFLIAGHMYRTNFGIGHSIKNLLEAHIPPGGRLGRGHKGLYDTINNSLHFQLGLALASLGVITSLVAQHMYSLPAYAFIAQDFTTQAALYTHHQYIAGFIMTGAFAHGAIFFIRDYNPEQNEDNVLARMLDHKEAIISHLSWASLFLGFHTLGLYVHNDVMLAFGTPEKQILIEPIFAQWIQSAHGKTSYGFDVLLSSTNGPAFNAGRSIWLPGWLNAVNENSNSLFLTIGPGDFLVHHAIALGLHTTTLILVKGALDARGSKLMPDKKDFGYSFPCDGPGRGGTCDISAWDAFYLAVFWMLNTIGWVTFYWHWKHITLWQGNVSQFNESSTYLMGWLRDYLWLNSSQLINGYNPFGMNSLSVWAWMFLFGHLVWATGFMFLISWRGYWQELIETLAWAHERTPLANLIRWRDKPVALSIVQARLVGLAHFSVGYIFTYAAFLIASTSGKFG
- the ycf3 gene encoding photosystem I assembly protein Ycf3, with the protein product MSRSGINGNFIDKTFSIVANILLRIIPTTSGEKEAFTYYRDGMSAQSEGNYAEALQNYYEAMRLEIDPYDRSYILYNIGLIHTSNGEHTKALEYYFRALERNPFLPQAFNNMAVICHYRGEQAVQQGDSEIAEAWFDQAAEYWKQAIALTPGNYIEAQNWLKITRRFE
- the rps14 gene encoding ribosomal protein S14; the encoded protein is MARKSLIQREKKRQKLEKKYHLIRRSSKKEISKVPSLSEKWEIHGKLQSPPRNSAPTRLHRRCFSTGRPRANYRDFGLSGHILREMVHACLLPGATRSSW
- the psaA gene encoding photosystem I P700 apoprotein A1 translates to MIIRSPEPEVKILVDRDPVKTSFEEWARPGHFSRTIAKGPDTTTWIWNLHADAHDFDSHTSDLEEISRKVFSAHFGQLSIIFLWLSGMYFHGARFSNYEAWLSDPTHIGPSAQVVWPIVGQEILNGDVGGGFRGIQITSGFFQLWRASGITSELQLYCTAIGALVFAALMLFAGWFHYHKAAPKLAWFQDVESMLNHHLAGLLGLGSLSWAGHQVHVSLPINQFLNAGVDPKEIPLPHEFILNRDLLAQLYPSFAEGATPFFTLNWSKYAEFLTFRGGLDPVTGGLWLTDIAHHHLAIAILFLVAGHMYRTNWGIGHGIKDILEAHKGPFTGQGHKGLYEILTTSWHAQLSINLAMLGSLTIVVAHHMYSMPPYPYLATDYGTQLSLFTHHMWIGGFLIVGAAAHAAIFMVRDYDPTTRYNDLLDRVLRHRDAIISHLNWVCIFLGFHSFGLYIHNDTMSALGRPQDMFSDTAIQLQPVFAQWIQNTHALAPNATAPGATTGTSLTWGGGDLVAVGGKVALLPIPLGTADFLVHHIHAFTIHVTVLILLKGVLFARSSRLIPDKANLGFRFPCDGPGRGGTCQVSAWDHVFLGLFWMYNAISVVIFHFSWKMQSDVWGSISDQGVVTHITGGNFAQSSITINGWLRDFLWAQASQVIQSYGSSLSAYGLFFLGAHFVWAFSLMFLFSGRGYWQELIESIVWAHNKLKVAPATQPRALSIVQGRAVGVTHYLLGGIATTWAFFLARIIAVG